The Sciurus carolinensis chromosome 18, mSciCar1.2, whole genome shotgun sequence genome contains a region encoding:
- the Bola2b gene encoding bolA-like protein 2 isoform X2, protein MELSADYLREKLQRDLEAEHVEVEDTTPGRCATSFRVLVVSAKFEGKPLLHRHRLVNASLSEELPHIHAFEQKTLTPDQWAREQQK, encoded by the exons ATGGAACTCAGCGCAGACTACCTCCGGGAGAAGCTGCAGCGGGACCTGGAGGCAGAGCACGTG GAAGTGGAGGACACGACTCCCGGCCGTTGCGCGACCAGCTTCCGAGTCCTAGTGGTATCGGCTAAGTTCGAAGGGAAACCACTGCTTCACAGACACCG GCTGGTGAATGCGTCCCTATCAGAAGAGCTCCCGCACATCCATGCCTTTGAGCAGAAAACCTTGACTCCAGACCAGTGGGCCCGTGAGCAGCAGAAATGA
- the Bola2b gene encoding bolA-like protein 2 isoform X1, with protein sequence MELSADYLREKLQRDLEAEHVEVEDTTPGRCATSFRVLVVSAKFEGKPLLHRHRNVAQDPMERRTSGTLPVFWVTLASGTATQASVCHFSTPRLNPGW encoded by the exons ATGGAACTCAGCGCAGACTACCTCCGGGAGAAGCTGCAGCGGGACCTGGAGGCAGAGCACGTG GAAGTGGAGGACACGACTCCCGGCCGTTGCGCGACCAGCTTCCGAGTCCTAGTGGTATCGGCTAAGTTCGAAGGGAAACCACTGCTTCACAGACACCG CAACGTGGCCCAGGACCCCATGGAGCGTAGAACCTCGGGGACACTACCCGTCTTTTGGGTCACCCTAGCTTCGGGGACAGCCACCCAGGCGTCAGTCTGCCATTTCTCAACTCCACGTCTCAACCCAGGCTGGTGA